Below is a window of uncultured Cohaesibacter sp. DNA.
CCTTGACGAGGCCTTGCAGGCCACAGGAGAGAAAATCAATGCGCTCCATGGGCGCCTGTTTGAAGGCCCGCTCCCCTTTGCCCTGACAGCAGCAGACAAGACAGAATGTGCCATTTCCCTGTTGGCTGGCAATGAAAATGGATTGTCCGAGGCGGGCTACCGGCTGGTCTTTTCGGGCGCGCAGATCTCCATCGAGGCTGGCAAGAGGGGGCTGCATCATGCCCTGATCGCCCTTGCCCAGATCTGGCGTGCCGCACGGCTTGATCCGGATCGCTTCGCCTTTCCCGCTAAGGGCATCATCGAAGACTGGCCCCGCCATGACTGGCGCGGCATGCATCTGGATGTGTCCCGACAATTCTACACTGCCGAAACCATCAAGGCCTTTCTTGATTGCCTCGCATGGCACCGCCTCAACCATTTTCACTGGCATTTGTCAGATGATGAAGGCTGGCGCCTCGAAAGCCGTATCTATCCCCATCTCACCGAAATCGGCGCATGGCGTGGCCACGGATTGGCCCTGCTGCCCCAGCACGGGTCCGGGGCTTCCCGCTATGGTGGCTTCTATAGCCAGGTGCAGGTTCGCGACATTCTCGCCCATGCTGAGGGCCTTGATATCGAAGTGGTGCCCGAGATTGATGTACCCGGCCATTGTCATGCGGCCATGATGGCCTTGCCGGAACTGATCGATCCGAGCGCCATGGCGGGAGGGGCTTCGGTGCAGGGCTATGTCAACAATGCGCTTAATCCCGGTCTGGGTGCCACATGGCTCTTTCTGGAACATATATTCGGCGAAGTGGCCGATCTCTTCCCCGGCCGCCATGTGCATATGGGCGGAGATGAAGTGGCCGAGCAGGCATGGATCGGCTCGCGCGCAGCCAGCAGCTGGGCCCGTGCCAAAGGGCATCTGGATGGTGATGGCAGGCCTGACTGCATGAAGATGCAGGCCGCCATGCTGCGTTTCGTTGTCGATCAACTGGTCGCGGCAGGAAAGAAACCCCTCGCCTGGCAGGAGGCAGCAAAGGGCGGCGGTGTTGATCCCGAAAAGGTGATCCTCATGGCATGGATGAATGCGCAAAGCGCAAGGGATCTCGCCAAGGAGGGCTATAAGGTCATCATGTGCCCCGGCGAGGTTTATTATCTCGATATGGCCCAGTCTACCAACTGGTGGGAACCGGGGCTGAGCTGGGCGGGAACCTCAAACCCGGAGCAGACCTATCAGTTTGACGCCAGCGCCTCCCTTGGTGCCAGCAAGGATCAGCTTGTTGGCATTCAGGGCGGAATCTGGAGCGAGAATCTGACCAGCCGCGCGCGCTTCAACCATATGGTTTTCCCGCGCCTTTCAGCTATTGCAGAAAGCGCATGGACCGCAAGCGAAAACAAGCATTGGCCAAGCTTTACGGCCCGTCAGAGCCTGATGCCTGCCTTGCCTCAAGATGGTGACATCCGATAGAAGGGCGCATCGCTCTTTGTGCTTTTATCCTGCCTTGTTGGCTTGATATTGCCCGCTTGGGCGATAGGACCAGAGATAGGATGGAATGACCGCCTCAATGGCAACCGGATCGATGCCAAGGCCCTCAAACGTGCGCCCTTCTGCGATCGCGGATTGCGAGACCACATTGTCGCGCTTGAGCAAGGTCACCTGATCGCGGGTCAAGGCCGGCTTCATCGGCAGCTTTTCAAACAACCATCCCATGCTGGAAGCGGCCCAGAAGGGCAGCGGCAACAACAGGCGTCGAAGATGGGTCTCGCGCAGCGTCAGCGTCAGCAATTGCCTGAAACTCTTGCTTTCCGGTCCGCCCAGCTCATAGATGGTGCCACCCTTGAGCGCGCCCTTGACACCAAGCGCAATGACCTTGGCCACGTCACCGACAAAGGCTGGCTGGAACAGTGTCTCGCCACCACCGACCAGCGGCAGGAAAGGTGACAGCTTGGCCATGGCGGCAAATTTGTTGAAGAAATCATCCTCGGGGCCGATCAGCAGGGAAGGGCGGATGATCGTCGCTTCCGGCAAAAGTTTGAGCACGGCTTCCTCGCCCCTTGCCTTGCTGCGGGCATAGGCAGATGGTGAGGCAACATCGGCTCCAATGGCAGAAATCTGCACCATGTTCGAAATGCCTGCCTTGCGGGTAGCCTCGGCGATGGTTCTGGCTCCCTGATGATGCACCTTCTCAAAGCTGGCCCGGCCTGTCTCAAACAGGATGCCGACCAGATTGACCACCGCGTCGCTGCCTTCAATGGCGCGGGCAACAGACGCTTGATCACGCAGATTGGCCTGCACCGGCATGATTTGGCCCACACCGCCAAGCGGCTGCAGGAAACCTGCCAGATCCGGACGCCGCACGGCAACCCTGATGCGATAGCCCTCTCTAGCCAGCGCACGGACAACATGGCGACCCAGAAATCCCGAACCGCCAAAGACTGTAACGATCTGTTCTGTTGAACCGGCCATGGCTATCACTCCCGAAAAGAATTTTCTACGCAAATGCGCTGCAATGAGATCTATGTCGCTATCGGATTTTTTGCAACCTACTGCGTTTCTATACGAAAATCCACGCATATGAACATGGGCTTAAGTCGACCTCCACATCATTGAGCGGGATTGCGCGCACAGAATTTCGCTCTGGCGCGCCTTTTTCACAAGGCTGAAGCGATATAAACAGGAATGATGTGAATTTTGCATTTTTTCAAAATCTATGCGTTGACAATAGCTTGCCAGAGCCGTAAATACCCCCTCACACCTTAAGTGCCCAGGTGGCGGAACTGGTAGACGCGCTAGCTTCAGGTGCTAGTTTCTGTATGGAAGTGGAGGTTCGAGTCCTCTCCTGGGCACCATTCATCCTTAAAATTGAATGGTCACAAAGAGTTAAGCTCTTTCAATGGCTTGGTTGTCACCCGGTGGTACAAGCGGGTGGTACAATGATCCTCTCAATGATCCAGCCTCTCAAGCATCCCCCTCTTTAGCAATCAAGACCGGTATTTACTACTACTGCAGGGTCGTCACAGAGCCTCTCAGGGGCGTTGTTGCGCCGTGTGTGAAGCGATTGGCGACATAACCGGCAAGGCCTAGAAAAGAGCGATGGATAGGATCCTGATACAGGTTTGACCCTATCGGCAGAGGCAGCCAAGAGAGGACGGTAGAATATCGTGCCAACGCTCCGAACCGAGGCGGGCCTATTCTCGAGCGCCTCACTAAAAGCAACTCAACAACCACTTGCCGATATTGCAAATTATTTTGATCCAAGGGGCTGAAGCCGTTGCCGTTTTCCCGTTTCTTGCGACAGGGGGGCATCCTTTGGGGGCGACAGGATCTCTTCCGGCAGGCTGATCTTTCCATGCGGACGCAGGTCCGAGGCATTGATGTCACCCGATACCAGCTTTGCGACATCCTTGTCGGATAGCTTGCTGAAACGATCCACAATATCCCGGGTCATGCCGGAGCTTTTAAAAAGCGTATCCAAACCTTTGGGCCGGAGTTCAAAGACGGCAAAAGCGGAGGTTGATCGGGAGTTCATCCATAGGACGGTCAAATCCGGCACGCCGTTTCCGGTCATATCGCGCGGTCCGTCGATCTCGAAGGGCGCCATGCCGATATTGAAACCGATCTCGAAAAGGGTCTCTCCCTTGAGGCTTATCACATAGGACATGTCCGTATCTGTAATCTCGTAACCCTCCGGAATTGCCGCCGTTTCAGTCCGGGCGGGAAGTGCCGCGATTGTCATCAGGGCAAGTATGGCAAGACTTGAACAAAGTTGGCGTGACATGATCGGCTCTCCTTGTCCTAGAGCTGAAGGCTTGAGAAAAAGGCGGTGATTTCGGATGCGAAGGAAGCCAGTTCATCTTTTCTCATCCCGTTGAGGCGGTCATGAATCTTGCGGTTCTCACTAACGCACCTGTCTGCGACATCCGACCAATAGTCGGCATAGACTTCCATCAT
It encodes the following:
- a CDS encoding beta-N-acetylhexosaminidase; protein product: MARGTMQNPDLVLRSRWIDDASPTGRIELRLMAAPGTSFPASVRLAYTGLTRIPPKTELIGARYLARTANYHELAPLGPLKADDKGLLWQLTIPALSHKPNHCTDGPSSAFLILPDASPLEITCELLQPDEKQARKLAEQTTIRASTIRPERKASARAIGMLPLANNCAISDWQACAPVAFCLDEALQATGEKINALHGRLFEGPLPFALTAADKTECAISLLAGNENGLSEAGYRLVFSGAQISIEAGKRGLHHALIALAQIWRAARLDPDRFAFPAKGIIEDWPRHDWRGMHLDVSRQFYTAETIKAFLDCLAWHRLNHFHWHLSDDEGWRLESRIYPHLTEIGAWRGHGLALLPQHGSGASRYGGFYSQVQVRDILAHAEGLDIEVVPEIDVPGHCHAAMMALPELIDPSAMAGGASVQGYVNNALNPGLGATWLFLEHIFGEVADLFPGRHVHMGGDEVAEQAWIGSRAASSWARAKGHLDGDGRPDCMKMQAAMLRFVVDQLVAAGKKPLAWQEAAKGGGVDPEKVILMAWMNAQSARDLAKEGYKVIMCPGEVYYLDMAQSTNWWEPGLSWAGTSNPEQTYQFDASASLGASKDQLVGIQGGIWSENLTSRARFNHMVFPRLSAIAESAWTASENKHWPSFTARQSLMPALPQDGDIR
- a CDS encoding complex I NDUFA9 subunit family protein, whose translation is MAGSTEQIVTVFGGSGFLGRHVVRALAREGYRIRVAVRRPDLAGFLQPLGGVGQIMPVQANLRDQASVARAIEGSDAVVNLVGILFETGRASFEKVHHQGARTIAEATRKAGISNMVQISAIGADVASPSAYARSKARGEEAVLKLLPEATIIRPSLLIGPEDDFFNKFAAMAKLSPFLPLVGGGETLFQPAFVGDVAKVIALGVKGALKGGTIYELGGPESKSFRQLLTLTLRETHLRRLLLPLPFWAASSMGWLFEKLPMKPALTRDQVTLLKRDNVVSQSAIAEGRTFEGLGIDPVAIEAVIPSYLWSYRPSGQYQANKAG